A stretch of the Anaeromyxobacter sp. genome encodes the following:
- a CDS encoding sigma-54-dependent Fis family transcriptional regulator, protein MSGERIKILVVDDEEIVRESLGGWLEKDGYLVEVAADGPSALARLQAEPRAVLVADLKMPGMDGLQLLEQAKRIQPDLAVVIMTAYATVDTAVSAMKLGAYDYLMKPFDPEELSLMMQKITAQQALIRENAVLRQALKKDQGFRDLVSRSPGMQAVFEMARSAARTSSTVLILGESGTGKEVLARAIHAESPRAAKAFVAVSCASLTESLLESELFGHERGAFTGANARHKGKFEAAHGGTLFLDEIGDIGPKLQLDLLRVLEERKFHRIGGNDLIEVDVRIVAATNRDLKKAVASGAFREDLFYRLDVVVLSLPPLRQRKEDIPLLAERFLERLSVEMMKPIEGLSAEAMEGLLSYAWPGNVRELRNALERAAVVARTPVLQLSDLGLPARAEPGPAAPAGGALPSLDAVERRHIAAVLSSTGGNVSQAARVLDIDRVTLYSRMRKYGLKRDGEEDDTDPGHHQHS, encoded by the coding sequence ATGTCCGGTGAGCGCATCAAGATCCTGGTGGTGGACGACGAGGAGATCGTCCGCGAGTCGCTGGGGGGCTGGCTGGAGAAGGACGGGTACCTGGTGGAGGTCGCCGCCGACGGCCCGAGCGCCCTGGCCCGGCTGCAGGCCGAGCCGCGCGCCGTGCTGGTGGCCGACCTGAAGATGCCGGGCATGGACGGGCTGCAGCTGCTGGAGCAGGCCAAGCGCATCCAGCCCGACCTGGCGGTGGTCATCATGACCGCCTACGCCACCGTGGACACCGCCGTCTCCGCCATGAAGCTGGGCGCCTACGACTACCTCATGAAGCCCTTCGACCCGGAGGAGCTGTCGCTCATGATGCAGAAGATCACGGCCCAGCAGGCGCTCATCCGCGAGAACGCCGTGCTGCGGCAGGCGCTCAAGAAGGACCAGGGCTTCCGCGACCTGGTCTCCAGGAGCCCGGGCATGCAGGCGGTCTTCGAGATGGCGCGCTCGGCGGCGCGCACCAGCTCCACCGTCCTGATCCTGGGCGAGTCGGGCACCGGCAAGGAGGTGCTGGCCCGCGCCATCCACGCCGAGAGCCCTCGCGCCGCCAAGGCCTTCGTGGCGGTCTCCTGCGCCTCCCTCACCGAGAGCCTGCTGGAGTCGGAGCTCTTCGGCCACGAGCGCGGCGCCTTCACCGGCGCCAACGCCCGCCACAAGGGGAAGTTCGAGGCGGCCCACGGCGGCACGCTGTTCCTCGACGAGATCGGCGACATCGGCCCCAAGCTGCAGCTCGACCTGCTGCGGGTGCTGGAGGAGCGCAAGTTCCACCGCATCGGCGGCAACGACCTCATCGAGGTGGACGTGCGCATCGTGGCCGCCACCAACCGCGACCTGAAGAAGGCGGTGGCGTCGGGCGCCTTCCGCGAGGACCTCTTCTACCGGCTGGACGTCGTCGTGCTGTCGCTGCCGCCGCTGCGCCAGCGCAAGGAGGACATCCCGCTGCTGGCCGAGCGCTTCCTGGAGCGCCTCTCGGTGGAGATGATGAAGCCCATCGAGGGGCTCTCGGCCGAGGCCATGGAGGGGCTGCTCTCCTACGCCTGGCCCGGCAACGTGCGCGAGCTGCGCAACGCCCTGGAGCGGGCCGCGGTGGTGGCGCGCACCCCGGTGCTGCAGCTCTCGGACCTGGGCCTGCCCGCCCGGGCCGAGCCGGGGCCGGCCGCGCCCGCCGGGGGCGCGCTGCCCTCGCTGGACGCCGTGGAGCGGCGCCACATCGCCGCGGTGCTGTCCTCCACCGGCGGCAACGTCAGCCAGGCGGCCCGGGTCCTCGACATCGACCGCGTCACCCTCTACAGCCGGATGCGGAAGTACGGCCTCAAGCGGGACGGCGAAGAGGACGACACCGACCCCGGGCACCACCAGCACTCCTGA
- a CDS encoding 4Fe-4S dicluster domain-containing protein → MRLGRRGFLRMAGVTAGTGLLAATRAQAKVPQATEEDTLPGVLVDTTRCVGCRACEAACAETNQLPAPPEGDEVMKTRRDMSQTAFTVVNRADAPGGGDRFGKKQCLHCLAPACASACPVRALDKQPTGPVTYDASKCMGCRYCMVACPFDVPKYEYEALAPRVRKCTFCAERQAEGLPPACVDACPSGALTFGKRHVLLEEAKRRIYSEPERFVHRVYGEREAGGTSFMYISDVPFEALALPAGVPEKPYPSLVAGALGAPPLVMTLWPPLLMGLYAFSKRRDEVAAGEQGHDQEDHHG, encoded by the coding sequence ATGAGGCTCGGACGCAGAGGATTCCTCCGGATGGCCGGCGTCACCGCCGGGACCGGCCTGCTGGCCGCCACGCGGGCCCAGGCCAAGGTCCCCCAGGCCACCGAGGAGGACACGCTGCCCGGCGTGCTGGTGGACACCACCCGCTGCGTCGGCTGCCGCGCCTGCGAGGCGGCCTGCGCCGAGACCAACCAGCTGCCGGCGCCGCCGGAGGGCGACGAGGTGATGAAGACCCGCCGCGACATGAGCCAGACCGCCTTCACGGTGGTCAACCGGGCCGACGCCCCGGGCGGCGGCGATCGCTTCGGCAAGAAGCAGTGCCTGCACTGCCTGGCCCCGGCCTGCGCCTCGGCCTGCCCGGTGCGGGCGCTCGACAAGCAGCCCACCGGCCCGGTCACCTACGACGCCTCCAAGTGCATGGGCTGCCGCTACTGCATGGTGGCCTGCCCGTTCGACGTGCCCAAGTACGAGTACGAGGCCCTGGCGCCGCGGGTGCGCAAGTGCACCTTCTGCGCCGAGCGCCAGGCCGAGGGGCTGCCGCCGGCCTGCGTCGACGCCTGCCCGTCGGGCGCGCTCACCTTCGGCAAGCGGCACGTGCTGCTGGAGGAGGCCAAGCGGCGCATCTACTCGGAGCCCGAGCGCTTCGTGCACCGCGTCTACGGCGAGCGCGAGGCCGGCGGCACCAGCTTCATGTACATCTCCGACGTCCCCTTCGAGGCGCTGGCGCTGCCGGCCGGCGTCCCCGAGAAGCCCTACCCGTCGCTGGTGGCCGGGGCGCTGGGCGCGCCGCCGCTGGTGATGACGCTCTGGCCACCGCTGCTGATGGGGCTGTACGCCTTCTCCAAGCGCCGCGACGAGGTCGCGGCCGGCGAGCAGGGCCACGACCAGGAGGATCACCATGGCTAG
- a CDS encoding peptidase M54 has product MEPIFLWWIGEGPAQAGLLEHVRLHLAAAFQRPALPWDGPERPAGALDPRRGQHATSVILTWLLQAGPPAGKVLAVTDQDLFIPILTYVFGEAQLGGRAAVCSTARLAEGVALAGPRLLVERLAKEAVHEVGHAFGLRHCDTLGCVMGRSPGVAGVDQKSHQLCTTCRRRLEEPPARRPHVR; this is encoded by the coding sequence ATGGAGCCCATCTTCCTCTGGTGGATCGGCGAGGGCCCGGCGCAGGCCGGCCTGCTGGAGCACGTCCGGCTCCACCTGGCGGCCGCCTTCCAGCGGCCGGCGCTGCCGTGGGACGGGCCGGAGCGCCCGGCCGGGGCCCTCGACCCGCGCCGCGGGCAGCACGCCACCTCCGTCATCCTCACCTGGCTGCTGCAGGCCGGGCCACCGGCCGGAAAGGTGCTGGCGGTGACCGACCAGGACCTCTTCATCCCCATCCTCACCTACGTCTTCGGCGAGGCGCAGCTGGGCGGGCGGGCGGCGGTCTGCTCCACGGCCCGGCTGGCGGAGGGCGTGGCGCTGGCCGGGCCGCGCCTGCTGGTGGAGCGGCTGGCCAAGGAGGCGGTCCACGAGGTGGGCCACGCCTTCGGCCTGCGCCACTGCGACACCCTCGGCTGCGTCATGGGCCGGTCGCCCGGCGTGGCCGGCGTCGACCAGAAATCACACCAGCTGTGCACGACGTGCCGGCGGCGCCTCGAGGAGCCGCCGGCCAGGAGGCCCCATGTCCGGTGA